One Candidatus Brocadia sp. DNA window includes the following coding sequences:
- the murJ gene encoding murein biosynthesis integral membrane protein MurJ, translating to MSESYNLFRSVRIISVCTFLSRILGLARDMICASIFGTSMVWDAFTVAFKIPNLFRRLFGEGALSAAFIPVFTEHIEKRGREEAFAFFNVVATALIIILGGIVFLGEGSFFVIPRVFQIQEKWQLIIKLLIIMFPYVFFICLVAFMGAVLNTLRHFFMPAFAPVVMNVCWILGAVLAPYTGKALDKMIYAVAISTFLSGLVQVVIHIPTLRKKELYYRFIPSFSHPGLKLVLTRMAPIVFGLGIVQVNVLLDSLIAVGFSSSQGGPGSFNFAGMTVHFPMKAGAASVLYYSDRLIQFPLGVFGIAMATAVFPLFSTHAVREDWNNFSTAFNKALKFILLIGIPASLAIIVLREPIIDLLYRRNQFNAESAYRTSRAILFYAFGIWAYCGLHVLIRAFYSVKDTVTPVKVGAMCVGLNLVLNLSLIWVLQEGGLALSTAISAIVQIVILTIILQKRLRIKIGSEVFVSLQKTVIASVAMAFACWFALRMFPDLNGSGSLYFKGLRLFIPMLSALAAFTATSILLKSEEFGHLVRLSLRKTQ from the coding sequence ATGTCTGAATCGTATAATTTATTTCGTTCCGTAAGGATTATTAGCGTCTGCACCTTTTTAAGCCGCATACTCGGTCTTGCAAGAGACATGATATGCGCCAGCATTTTCGGAACAAGTATGGTATGGGATGCGTTTACCGTCGCATTCAAGATCCCCAATTTATTCCGACGTCTCTTTGGTGAAGGTGCCCTCAGTGCGGCCTTCATTCCTGTCTTCACCGAACACATCGAAAAACGTGGCAGAGAAGAAGCTTTCGCCTTTTTCAACGTTGTAGCCACAGCACTCATTATTATTTTGGGTGGCATTGTCTTCCTTGGCGAAGGCTCTTTCTTTGTTATTCCAAGGGTATTTCAGATACAGGAAAAATGGCAACTCATCATTAAACTGCTTATTATTATGTTTCCCTATGTCTTCTTCATTTGCCTTGTTGCTTTTATGGGTGCGGTACTGAACACCCTTCGTCATTTTTTTATGCCGGCATTTGCACCGGTTGTCATGAATGTGTGCTGGATATTGGGGGCCGTTTTGGCCCCCTATACGGGAAAGGCGCTGGACAAGATGATTTATGCAGTTGCCATCTCGACCTTTCTCTCAGGCCTCGTCCAGGTAGTCATTCATATTCCTACCTTACGGAAAAAAGAATTATACTACCGGTTCATTCCCAGCTTTTCACATCCAGGCTTGAAATTGGTACTGACGCGCATGGCGCCTATTGTCTTCGGGCTCGGCATTGTGCAGGTCAATGTTTTGCTTGATAGCCTTATCGCCGTTGGGTTTTCTTCCTCACAAGGCGGACCAGGCAGCTTCAATTTTGCAGGGATGACTGTCCATTTCCCCATGAAAGCCGGCGCAGCATCTGTACTCTATTACAGCGACCGACTGATCCAATTTCCTTTAGGCGTATTCGGCATCGCCATGGCCACAGCAGTATTTCCGCTCTTTTCCACCCATGCAGTACGAGAAGATTGGAACAATTTTTCGACTGCTTTCAACAAGGCGTTAAAATTTATCCTGTTAATCGGCATTCCTGCATCACTGGCTATCATCGTGCTTCGGGAACCGATCATCGATCTCCTTTACAGGAGAAATCAGTTTAATGCGGAATCGGCTTACAGGACATCACGCGCCATTCTCTTCTATGCTTTCGGGATATGGGCATACTGCGGTCTCCATGTATTGATCCGTGCATTCTACTCCGTCAAAGATACCGTTACCCCTGTCAAGGTGGGGGCAATGTGCGTTGGTTTAAATCTCGTTTTAAATCTTTCGCTTATCTGGGTATTACAGGAAGGTGGGTTAGCACTTTCCACTGCCATCAGTGCCATTGTTCAAATCGTTATTTTAACCATCATATTGCAAAAAAGACTCCGTATTAAGATAGGAAGTGAGGTTTTTGTCTCGTTACAAAAAACCGTAATCGCCTCAGTAGCAATGGCCTTTGCGTGCTGGTTCGCCCTCAGGATGTTTCCCGATTTAAACGGAAGTGGGAGTCTTTATTTTAAAGGGCTTCGATTATTTATCCCTATGCTGTCCGCACTCGCTGCATTTACTGCAACCTCAATCTTACTCAAATCAGAGGAATTTGGGCACCTAGTCAGACTATCCTTAAGAAAAACGCAATAG
- the rlmN gene encoding 23S rRNA (adenine(2503)-C(2))-methyltransferase RlmN: MDKAEILSITNMSLSELEGLCTTMGEPAYRAKQVLSWVYGKGATTFDQMSNLPKNFQKQLAEQCQVFQTKVDAVTQTENGTEKFLVHLYDENVIECILLREGKRITACVSTQVGCAMACQFCASGLLGLERNLMAGEIVEEAIHGKNHLFTNERLSNIVFMGTGEPLANYDNVVKAIRIMNAEWGLGIGARHITISTVGIIDGIRQLAHEGLQVNLAISLHAPNDIIRSQIIPSNKKIGIKNIIAAAREYFEVTGRDISFEYTLIDGLNASKQDAESLSMLLKGIQCNINVLPVNPVEEFDWKPPSQETIETFCGTLEKHGLVVTLRKKKGSHINAACGQLRLQRHKFLWKNP; the protein is encoded by the coding sequence ATGGACAAGGCAGAAATTCTATCGATTACCAATATGTCTTTATCTGAACTTGAGGGACTTTGCACCACAATGGGTGAACCCGCTTACAGGGCCAAACAAGTACTTTCCTGGGTTTATGGCAAAGGCGCAACGACCTTTGACCAGATGTCCAACCTGCCCAAAAATTTTCAAAAGCAGCTTGCTGAGCAGTGTCAGGTCTTTCAAACCAAAGTTGATGCCGTTACACAAACTGAAAACGGCACGGAAAAATTTTTAGTTCATCTATACGATGAAAACGTAATTGAATGCATCCTTTTAAGGGAAGGGAAAAGGATTACCGCGTGTGTCTCTACACAGGTAGGCTGTGCAATGGCATGCCAATTTTGTGCAAGTGGACTCTTAGGTCTTGAAAGAAACCTTATGGCAGGTGAAATTGTTGAGGAGGCCATCCATGGCAAAAATCATCTTTTCACCAATGAACGCCTTTCCAACATTGTCTTTATGGGCACCGGTGAACCACTGGCAAACTACGATAATGTCGTTAAGGCGATTAGGATTATGAATGCCGAATGGGGGCTAGGAATTGGGGCTCGGCACATCACCATCTCAACAGTGGGCATTATAGATGGTATCCGCCAATTGGCACACGAAGGTCTCCAGGTAAATCTAGCGATATCCCTTCATGCACCCAACGATATTATACGATCGCAGATAATCCCATCGAATAAAAAAATAGGTATTAAAAATATTATTGCAGCAGCAAGAGAATATTTTGAAGTTACTGGTAGAGACATCAGTTTTGAATATACCCTGATCGATGGCCTCAATGCATCAAAACAAGATGCAGAATCACTGTCAATGTTGCTCAAAGGAATTCAATGCAATATTAACGTTCTTCCCGTAAATCCCGTGGAAGAATTTGACTGGAAACCCCCTTCCCAGGAAACGATTGAAACCTTTTGCGGGACGCTGGAAAAACATGGTCTCGTAGTTACCCTCCGAAAGAAAAAGGGTAGCCATATTAACGCAGCCTGTGGACAACTCCGTCTGCAAAGGCATAAATTTTTATGGAAAAACCCATAA
- a CDS encoding TldD/PmbA family protein: MRLGIHEIRYAHAENGKAKGIGEDASISFGIRMLAGEMSAWGFYGQPIGEAESNPKTFSKIVTLGINRAHARAIANADKKAEFKPIGPSLTGVNLAKTDISRDVIGAVFDEDPRNVSLKEVITLCTKISGEMHGISEDVQYAALDAQTGIRRELFCSTEGAIIDQSYALTQGMVAVVAQKAGGVPEVCYDYLGDIRGWEVIKGKNVYKQSLADFAFMRTHETLELTEADFLPATNDAVVVVTNPHFNALLVHEIVGHPTEADRALKLETAYAGRSWLFRDFHDNELGKQIASPLLSAYSDPSINGYGHYKYDAEGTPAKRVNLIENGVLKEFMNGREYAAILNYPPNGSMRATESDYVPLVRMTNTVFANGSKFPAEIIAEVKEGYFIVNHRIPSISESRENFRISAQKVYKIENGKFTKLYRQGGITADSKDFLMNIDAVGNDFTVFPIPNCGKGQPMQIMRVGNGGPTLRSKARLTGRQES; the protein is encoded by the coding sequence ATCCGGCTTGGCATACATGAAATAAGGTACGCTCATGCCGAGAATGGCAAGGCGAAGGGAATAGGCGAAGATGCTTCTATTTCTTTTGGCATCAGGATGCTCGCGGGTGAGATGAGTGCATGGGGGTTTTATGGTCAGCCTATTGGAGAGGCAGAATCCAACCCAAAAACTTTCAGCAAAATAGTCACCCTGGGAATAAACAGGGCGCATGCAAGGGCAATAGCCAACGCGGACAAAAAGGCAGAGTTCAAACCAATCGGCCCGTCACTGACAGGGGTAAATCTTGCAAAAACCGATATCAGCCGGGATGTTATTGGAGCCGTATTTGACGAAGATCCGAGGAATGTATCTTTGAAAGAGGTCATTACCCTTTGCACAAAAATTTCTGGTGAAATGCATGGCATTTCTGAAGACGTGCAATACGCTGCCCTGGACGCGCAAACAGGCATAAGGCGGGAATTATTTTGCAGCACCGAAGGTGCCATCATTGACCAATCATATGCACTTACCCAGGGAATGGTAGCTGTTGTGGCACAAAAAGCCGGAGGCGTCCCTGAGGTTTGTTACGATTATCTTGGAGATATTCGTGGATGGGAAGTTATAAAAGGGAAAAACGTTTACAAACAATCCCTTGCCGATTTTGCTTTCATGCGAACACATGAAACCCTGGAACTTACAGAGGCAGATTTTCTCCCCGCCACGAACGACGCTGTCGTGGTCGTAACAAATCCGCATTTTAATGCACTTTTAGTCCATGAAATTGTAGGACATCCGACAGAGGCAGACAGGGCATTAAAACTCGAAACGGCTTACGCAGGGCGATCCTGGCTATTTAGAGATTTTCATGATAACGAGTTGGGAAAACAGATTGCGTCTCCTCTTTTAAGCGCATATTCAGATCCATCCATCAATGGATATGGACACTACAAGTATGATGCGGAAGGGACTCCTGCAAAACGGGTAAATCTTATCGAAAACGGAGTACTCAAGGAATTTATGAATGGACGTGAATACGCTGCAATACTGAACTACCCCCCAAATGGCTCTATGAGGGCAACTGAATCCGATTATGTCCCTCTGGTACGAATGACTAATACAGTCTTTGCAAACGGGAGTAAATTTCCCGCAGAAATAATTGCCGAAGTGAAAGAGGGGTATTTCATTGTTAACCACCGCATCCCGTCCATTAGTGAATCCAGAGAAAATTTTCGAATTTCTGCACAAAAGGTATACAAGATAGAAAATGGGAAATTTACAAAACTATATCGGCAAGGCGGCATTACTGCTGATTCAAAGGATTTTCTCATGAACATCGATGCCGTGGGAAATGACTTCACAGTCTTTCCTATCCCAAACTGCGGAAAAGGACAACCCATGCAGATAATGCGCGTTGGGAACGGTGGCCCAACATTGCGTTCAAAGGCACGATTAACAGGACGTCAAGAATCATGA
- a CDS encoding TldD/PmbA family protein, translating to MISIEELQSCVRNGIEFVKKQKNVIDAEIFASWNEQITVRLNYTSDIPCSGVQEPKSTQLSGIGLLAVFKTGKEIKIGFGSTSHTITPKGIAEAFNKAKKNRIHDPDFKSLPVPIGKPVLENYHDPAVMEMSDETIVNLGWQGLKGALTEYNQKGFTKSIIVGGDITITKERMAIVSTKGIDDFDESTILTTTITSMIEMERVKGAGWNTSTHLSSFHPEEAGRESAESAIRTIGGERIPDGTYNVVFGRQPVTDLFTNLVIPALSLSSINTSDTPFLGKLGQKIASELLTVYDDGTIKDAIGSKKVSCEGIPTGRTDLIHNGFLVGFLANNYLSKKLANKIVSFTPRNGFRFGKGGRSHTIQPRICPTNIVIGGKEEVPGQSLLSKINDGIYIGRIWYTYPINGLAAGDFTSTIIADSYLVKGGKIVKPLKPNTVRINNNITDILDKIIAVSNDKRQTVVWGGEEVVLAPEIAVQAVKLENISCFIS from the coding sequence ATGATAAGTATAGAAGAACTCCAAAGTTGTGTTCGTAACGGAATAGAATTCGTCAAAAAGCAGAAGAATGTCATTGATGCAGAAATCTTTGCATCCTGGAACGAACAGATAACTGTGCGTCTCAATTATACATCAGACATTCCTTGCAGCGGTGTCCAAGAACCCAAATCAACGCAATTAAGCGGTATTGGTTTATTGGCTGTTTTTAAGACAGGAAAAGAAATCAAGATCGGATTTGGCAGCACCTCTCATACTATTACCCCCAAAGGCATTGCAGAGGCATTCAATAAGGCAAAGAAAAACAGAATCCACGACCCCGACTTTAAATCTCTTCCGGTACCTATCGGGAAACCCGTATTAGAAAACTACCATGACCCTGCGGTCATGGAAATGAGTGATGAGACGATTGTTAATTTGGGTTGGCAAGGACTAAAAGGTGCCCTTACGGAATACAATCAAAAAGGGTTTACGAAATCAATTATCGTCGGTGGCGATATTACCATAACAAAAGAACGTATGGCCATTGTCAGTACAAAAGGTATCGACGATTTCGACGAATCCACCATTCTTACAACCACTATAACCTCTATGATCGAGATGGAAAGGGTCAAAGGCGCAGGATGGAATACCAGTACCCATTTATCCAGTTTTCATCCTGAAGAGGCGGGACGCGAATCAGCTGAAAGCGCAATAAGGACAATCGGGGGAGAGAGAATACCCGATGGAACATACAATGTTGTTTTTGGAAGACAGCCTGTGACGGACTTATTTACAAACCTCGTGATACCGGCCTTAAGTCTTTCTTCTATAAATACATCTGATACTCCTTTTCTGGGAAAACTGGGACAAAAGATAGCGTCTGAATTATTAACCGTTTATGACGACGGCACCATAAAGGACGCTATCGGGAGTAAAAAAGTCTCCTGTGAGGGTATTCCTACGGGAAGAACAGACCTCATCCATAATGGTTTTCTTGTGGGTTTTCTTGCAAACAATTACCTTTCAAAAAAACTGGCAAATAAAATCGTTTCGTTTACACCGAGAAATGGTTTCCGTTTTGGAAAAGGTGGAAGGAGCCATACCATACAACCCCGGATATGCCCAACGAATATTGTCATAGGAGGCAAGGAAGAAGTACCCGGTCAATCTTTATTATCAAAAATAAATGATGGTATTTATATCGGAAGAATTTGGTATACTTACCCCATCAATGGACTTGCCGCAGGTGACTTTACCAGTACCATCATTGCCGATTCCTACTTAGTTAAGGGAGGTAAAATTGTTAAACCTCTAAAACCCAATACAGTAAGGATTAATAATAACATCACGGATATTTTGGATAAAATTATTGCTGTATCAAACGATAAAAGGCAAACGGTTGTCTGGGGAGGTGAAGAGGTTGTTCTCGCACCGGAGATTGCAGTTCAAGCTGTTAAGTTAGAAAACATCTCTTGTTTTATATCTTAA
- a CDS encoding ferredoxin: MRAKVDADVCTGCELCTQTCPEIFSMQGDVAVAKNIEVPSEFEDACRQAAEECPVEAIIIEE, from the coding sequence ATGCGCGCAAAAGTAGATGCTGATGTTTGTACAGGTTGCGAACTTTGTACCCAGACGTGTCCTGAAATATTTTCCATGCAAGGTGACGTAGCTGTGGCCAAAAACATTGAAGTGCCTTCAGAATTTGAAGATGCTTGCAGGCAAGCGGCTGAAGAATGCCCAGTAGAAGCAATTATAATTGAAGAGTAA
- a CDS encoding 50S ribosomal protein L34 produces the protein MKVNIRKSSIKHKRMCGFRKRMRTKGGRAILRRRRRIGRRPLLDV, from the coding sequence ATGAAGGTTAATATCAGGAAAAGTTCTATAAAGCATAAAAGGATGTGCGGTTTTCGAAAAAGGATGAGGACGAAGGGCGGGCGTGCAATTTTAAGGAGAAGAAGAAGAATTGGCAGAAGACCCCTCCTTGATGTTTAG
- a CDS encoding integration host factor subunit beta, whose product MQTTTKRDLCEKIARRTDNTHMIVKKTIQMFLDEIIGELAQGNRIELRDFGVFEIRQRAARKARNPRTGEVAFVPAKNVVVFKVGKLMREKVGNATPTQEPTQET is encoded by the coding sequence ATGCAAACAACGACAAAAAGGGACTTATGTGAAAAGATTGCCAGAAGGACAGACAATACCCATATGATTGTAAAAAAAACGATCCAAATGTTTTTAGACGAGATTATTGGTGAGCTTGCGCAAGGTAATCGTATCGAATTACGTGATTTTGGAGTTTTTGAAATACGTCAGCGCGCTGCCAGAAAAGCAAGAAACCCAAGGACCGGAGAAGTAGCTTTTGTACCTGCTAAAAATGTGGTAGTATTTAAGGTAGGTAAATTAATGAGAGAAAAGGTTGGCAACGCAACACCAACCCAAGAGCCCACGCAGGAAACGTAA
- a CDS encoding serine/threonine protein kinase: MENRLDTEFGNLAISEGFATPEQVYICQLVVDTFEEENRKSIEVIMKDRGYITSEQETYLFKKMGVTIVLCPHCNKRIKKANDDLQKIIDCKHCGKRFEHEASCQSDTQQTSLTSNKTLAAFQLQQTCDRHIGKLLGGKYEIIEKIAVGGWSTIYKAKRRLLNIDDIVAVKILHINLSDNPHDIKRFYNEAATIRELRHPNAIHLYDFDRDANGTIYMAMEFIHGNNLKETIKNNGTFDVSRMLNIIFQVCDVISTAHKHPRKIIHRDITPQNIMLSRVGEVDDFVKVLDFGIAKLRTHDNISLTGSIVGTPLYMAPEQWRGECDERTDIYSLGVIMYEMLAGETPFRGDQITLMNKHLNEKPQSFRKLHKNLKIPKYLENIIFCCLEKNKNKRPQSIDELKSLLQRGKCSTKLQLAHYSKNNLLIIIPTILSIPLVLYVFFFPEEYKKTTTIPRKSVHIPDSFRETNRAQKNDNTKRQKTRDNNLEAFLGEEPGKNKRSQDSASNKISIKPPHPIDSGNLDHIADEKKTANYHYLDTAVDNIQKYGIYTSTKEAVTKPEPKEIVKREIRSWLQEYKKAWEKGDIETLKEIGHISSEKEESKLRQHYQYVHDVKVFIQNEIIEINDDNSQATVSFDRTDAWTDERGNRHKRVLPRITKILRNENNIWKIIKKTDELEKQTPIYKNILDNITTKYDYLRNNLTITYDLLREQINNRFTK, from the coding sequence ATGGAAAACAGATTAGATACAGAGTTTGGGAATCTTGCTATCTCCGAAGGATTTGCAACACCTGAACAGGTATATATTTGCCAACTCGTTGTCGATACCTTTGAGGAAGAAAACCGAAAAAGTATTGAAGTTATCATGAAAGATCGTGGCTATATAACATCCGAACAAGAAACATATCTTTTTAAAAAGATGGGGGTCACGATCGTCTTATGTCCCCACTGCAATAAAAGAATCAAGAAAGCTAATGATGATCTCCAGAAAATTATTGATTGCAAACACTGCGGGAAAAGATTTGAACATGAAGCATCTTGTCAATCCGACACTCAGCAAACATCACTAACGTCCAACAAAACGTTGGCAGCCTTTCAACTGCAACAAACGTGCGATCGCCATATTGGTAAATTATTGGGGGGAAAATATGAAATAATAGAAAAGATCGCAGTCGGTGGCTGGAGTACTATATATAAGGCCAAAAGAAGGTTATTAAATATCGATGATATTGTTGCTGTGAAAATATTACATATAAACCTAAGCGACAACCCTCACGACATTAAGAGATTTTATAATGAAGCGGCTACTATCAGGGAATTACGGCATCCCAATGCGATCCACCTATACGATTTTGACCGGGACGCAAATGGTACAATTTACATGGCCATGGAATTTATCCATGGCAATAATTTAAAGGAAACTATAAAGAACAACGGCACATTCGACGTCTCAAGGATGTTAAATATCATTTTTCAAGTGTGTGATGTAATATCGACTGCGCACAAACATCCCAGAAAAATCATCCATCGGGATATTACACCTCAGAATATTATGTTGTCCAGAGTTGGAGAGGTAGACGATTTTGTAAAAGTTTTAGATTTTGGAATAGCAAAACTGCGGACACATGACAATATATCTCTGACCGGAAGCATCGTAGGAACCCCCCTTTATATGGCACCAGAACAATGGCGAGGTGAGTGTGACGAAAGGACAGATATATATTCACTGGGGGTAATCATGTATGAAATGCTGGCGGGAGAGACTCCGTTTCGAGGGGATCAGATCACATTAATGAATAAACATTTAAATGAAAAGCCGCAATCGTTTCGAAAGTTACATAAAAATTTAAAGATTCCAAAATATCTTGAAAATATTATATTCTGTTGCTTAGAAAAAAACAAGAATAAGAGACCCCAATCAATAGACGAACTCAAATCATTATTACAAAGAGGAAAATGTAGTACTAAGTTACAGCTTGCGCATTATTCCAAAAATAATTTGCTTATTATCATTCCAACCATCCTCTCAATTCCATTGGTACTCTACGTATTCTTTTTTCCAGAAGAATATAAAAAAACCACCACTATTCCACGTAAGAGTGTTCATATTCCTGACTCCTTCAGAGAAACAAACAGGGCTCAAAAAAACGACAACACCAAAAGACAAAAAACCCGGGATAATAACTTGGAAGCATTTTTAGGTGAAGAACCGGGTAAAAACAAGAGGTCACAAGATTCTGCAAGCAATAAAATATCAATCAAGCCTCCGCATCCCATTGATAGCGGAAATTTAGATCATATTGCCGATGAAAAAAAAACTGCCAATTATCACTATTTAGATACCGCTGTTGACAATATTCAAAAATATGGCATTTATACAAGCACAAAAGAGGCAGTAACAAAACCGGAACCGAAGGAAATAGTAAAAAGGGAAATCCGAAGCTGGCTACAGGAGTATAAAAAGGCATGGGAAAAAGGAGATATTGAGACATTAAAAGAGATTGGTCATATATCTTCAGAAAAAGAAGAAAGTAAACTACGGCAACATTACCAGTATGTACACGATGTTAAGGTTTTCATTCAAAATGAAATAATTGAGATAAACGATGATAACAGCCAGGCAACTGTTAGTTTTGACAGAACCGATGCGTGGACTGATGAGCGTGGGAATCGTCATAAAAGAGTTTTACCCAGAATAACCAAAATCCTTCGCAACGAAAATAATATATGGAAGATTATCAAAAAGACAGATGAATTGGAGAAGCAAACCCCAATATATAAGAATATTTTGGATAATATTACCACAAAATATGATTATTTGCGGAATAACCTTACCATAACATATGATCTTTTGCGGGAACAAATCAATAATCGTTTTACAAAATAA
- a CDS encoding RNA polymerase sigma factor RpoD/SigA, with amino-acid sequence MEFALQIYIKDLKKISPLTIEEERRLFEKVAEGDSKAKESIVIAHLPLVIKIARRFVYYGASLLDLVSEGNIGLIRAVERFDYTMGQRFGKYASWWIKWTIQRALINNSKTVHIPIYMAERVSKWKRMSSKLTNTLHRQPGRDEIAQELNVDEKQARWIERAVRHTFTLNEIDSRKDDSMELSERIPDESVKMPEDELIESHDKNELRRLLEIIDYQEARVLKMRYGFDDIEPMTLREVSKKLNISREWVRKIEKKALSKLGQLMNCDE; translated from the coding sequence ATGGAATTTGCACTTCAGATTTATATAAAAGATTTAAAGAAAATTTCTCCTCTCACAATAGAAGAAGAAAGAAGGTTATTTGAAAAGGTTGCCGAGGGTGATTCGAAGGCAAAAGAGTCTATTGTGATAGCTCATCTTCCATTGGTTATAAAGATTGCCCGGCGATTTGTTTACTATGGGGCATCGCTTCTGGACCTGGTTAGTGAAGGAAATATCGGGCTAATACGTGCCGTGGAAAGATTTGACTATACGATGGGTCAACGGTTTGGCAAATATGCTTCATGGTGGATAAAATGGACTATTCAACGTGCTCTGATTAATAACTCAAAAACCGTACACATTCCCATTTATATGGCAGAAAGGGTTTCCAAGTGGAAAAGAATGTCGTCGAAATTGACGAATACCCTTCACAGGCAGCCCGGTCGGGACGAAATTGCACAAGAGTTGAACGTCGATGAGAAACAGGCCCGGTGGATAGAAAGGGCAGTACGGCATACCTTCACTTTAAACGAGATAGATTCCCGGAAAGATGATTCAATGGAACTGAGCGAACGTATTCCTGATGAAAGTGTGAAAATGCCTGAAGATGAGTTGATTGAATCTCATGATAAGAATGAATTAAGAAGATTGCTTGAGATAATTGATTATCAAGAGGCGCGGGTGTTAAAAATGAGATATGGTTTTGATGATATAGAACCCATGACACTTCGGGAAGTAAGCAAAAAACTCAACATTAGCCGGGAGTGGGTCAGGAAGATTGAGAAAAAGGCCTTATCTAAACTTGGCCAACTTATGAATTGTGATGAGTAA
- a CDS encoding NTPase — protein sequence MIMKKHILLTGKPGIGKTSVVKKIIPLLGVDAGGFYTEEIRELDRRMGFRVVTLDGEDGVLAHVEFNSNYKVGKYRVDLVSFEKVAIPALERAMEQKSVVVIDEIGKMELFSMKFRELVSRILDSEKSLLCVIKENGDVFTEGIKKRKDVTIVMVNYENREGLPGVVFEMLKSVKKN from the coding sequence CTGATTATGAAGAAACATATTTTATTAACGGGTAAACCCGGTATAGGTAAGACATCGGTAGTGAAAAAGATTATACCCCTCCTGGGAGTGGATGCAGGAGGATTCTATACTGAAGAAATTCGTGAGTTGGATAGACGTATGGGTTTCAGGGTTGTCACGCTGGATGGTGAGGATGGCGTTCTGGCTCACGTTGAGTTTAATAGTAATTATAAAGTTGGTAAATATCGTGTTGACCTGGTTTCCTTCGAAAAGGTTGCCATACCTGCTTTAGAGAGGGCTATGGAACAGAAATCAGTTGTTGTTATAGATGAAATCGGGAAAATGGAACTCTTTTCAATGAAATTCAGGGAACTCGTAAGCAGAATTCTCGATAGTGAAAAATCCCTTCTCTGTGTTATAAAAGAAAACGGCGATGTTTTTACTGAAGGTATAAAAAAACGTAAAGATGTCACTATAGTAATGGTGAATTATGAAAACAGAGAGGGTTTGCCTGGAGTAGTATTTGAGATGTTGAAATCAGTGAAAAAGAATTAA
- a CDS encoding DJ-1/PfpI family protein has product MQSAKGKKAVMIIASNNFRDEELLKPREVLEKNGVTVTVASSLLKEATGMLGAKVKPDILFTDIHVAEYDAVIFVGGSGADEYWDNPTAHKIATDASNAKKIVGAICIAPVTLARAGLLKDKNATTYSSTVKDIKSAGANYTGADVERDGNIITASGPTAAQKFGETIVKALGQ; this is encoded by the coding sequence ATGCAATCTGCAAAAGGGAAAAAAGCCGTAATGATTATTGCCAGTAATAATTTCAGGGATGAAGAGTTGTTGAAACCCAGGGAAGTTTTGGAGAAAAACGGTGTAACAGTTACTGTTGCTTCTTCTTTGTTAAAAGAGGCTACAGGTATGTTGGGAGCGAAGGTAAAACCAGACATCCTGTTTACAGACATTCATGTGGCAGAGTATGATGCTGTTATATTTGTTGGGGGTTCAGGAGCTGACGAATATTGGGATAACCCAACTGCCCATAAGATTGCGACCGATGCAAGTAATGCGAAAAAGATCGTTGGGGCTATTTGTATTGCACCGGTAACCCTTGCAAGGGCAGGTTTGCTTAAGGATAAAAATGCTACTACCTATTCCTCAACGGTAAAAGATATAAAATCTGCTGGCGCAAACTATACTGGTGCCGATGTGGAAAGGGATGGTAACATTATCACTGCCAGTGGTCCCACTGCTGCGCAAAAATTTGGAGAGACCATCGTCAAAGCGCTCGGTCAGTAA
- a CDS encoding MTH1187 family thiamine-binding protein, whose amino-acid sequence MIAEISVVPIGKGIDLASYVAKIVEIIDESGLDYKLNAMGTVIEGESDRVFDLIKKCHNKMLEISERVYTMVKIDERKDKKVKMLEHKVQAVEKELGRSLKK is encoded by the coding sequence ATGATTGCCGAGATCAGTGTGGTCCCCATTGGAAAGGGGATAGACCTGGCAAGTTATGTTGCCAAGATTGTCGAAATCATCGATGAGAGCGGATTGGATTATAAGCTCAACGCCATGGGTACTGTAATAGAGGGAGAAAGTGACCGGGTATTTGATCTGATTAAGAAATGTCACAATAAGATGCTGGAGATATCGGAGAGGGTGTATACCATGGTAAAGATTGATGAAAGGAAGGACAAGAAGGTAAAGATGCTCGAACATAAAGTGCAGGCTGTGGAGAAGGAGCTGGGAAGGAGTCTGAAAAAATGA